The region CAAAAATTTCGTTTGCAAACGTGCTCCCGAAAAATATGGACCCTTTACCTTGCACATGGGTTGCATTTCTACCCTATACAGTCCTACCACGAAGGAGACCTTAACTCTCAGTTCGTTTAGAACAATTTTAGAATATAAAGGAAAATATAAGCTCTATCATCTGAAGAGAGAGTAAGGCAAAGATTACAAAACGAAATCACCTAAACTCCAATAGACTGGTGTTAAACTATATCTGCGATCAATGTCGCCAACCCGTAATTGCTCCGTAATAATAACGTAACCCAATTCGCTTACAAATGTCTCATAAATATTTACGGAGCTTTCGAAAGCTATGCTTAACCCTTATACTAATCTTTCCGTACGTCAGTGGATCGCCATTGTCTTTATCGGAGGATTTTTTACTGTTGCTTCTCTTCCTTTATTTTCTCAAAACAATACCGCTGCACCTGCGGCTCCTGCTGCAACCGGAACTCCAGCTGAGCAACCTGCAGCTACCGAGGCTCCCGCTGCTGCTGAACAACCTGCTCCAGCCGCACCTAAATCTGAAGTCGGTCTCTGGGATCTTTTTGAAAAAGGCGGATGGACAATGTATCCTCTGGCTCTTTCTTCCTTCGTTGCGTTAGGCGTTATCTTCGAAAGACTTTATTTCCTATTCACTTCCAAACTTCTACCTAAAGGTTTCAATATCGACCTCGCAGAAAAGATGGAAAAAGGTGGAGTCGACGGTGCTAAAGAATTCATCGCAGCAAATCCTAATTACAAAATTTCC is a window of Leptospira semungkisensis DNA encoding:
- a CDS encoding MotA/TolQ/ExbB proton channel family protein, whose protein sequence is MLNPYTNLSVRQWIAIVFIGGFFTVASLPLFSQNNTAAPAAPAATGTPAEQPAATEAPAAAEQPAPAAPKSEVGLWDLFEKGGWTMYPLALSSFVALGVIFERLYFLFTSKLLPKGFNIDLAEKMEKGGVDGAKEFIAANPNYKISEVLKNGIEVSAGDAEIFAKGIEREAAEVITVLERGLVIIAAVSTIAPLIGFLGTVSGMINAFDAIANADQVNAKVVAGGIKEALITTAAGLIIAIPAMTFHQYLTSRIDGFTSEVEEAANRIYKEFLKQNARS